The region CCCACAAACGAAAGCGCCACGTCTTGAATATGCCGAAACTCCACGCGGTCATGCACTTCATTGCCAAAGGTTGCCCGATCAAAAATGAGCTTAGCCACTGGGAAGGGGCGCGCCTGTGGCAAGGTCATGAGGGTTTTTAAGGTCTGCAAGCGGCGAACATAGCCTTGTAACAAGGTAAGCCCGTGTCGTATGGAAGAAGGTGTATGATAAATGTCTCCAAACGTTTGCTTACAAGCTTTCTCAAATGCTTGAACCTTGTCCGCAAAGGAATTAAGGTCTGGGCTTGTTTCACCTTTAATCTTTTCGAAATCTTTCTGAAGACCTTGGTAGTGCGCCAGAAATGCCTCTGGGATTCCCACGGCTCTGCCTGTTTTTTCGTCAAGGTCTGGTAAGGTAATGCTTTCTAAGCGCTGAATGCTGCTTTGGAGGTTTCGGATTTGCGCCGCCAAGGCCCTATGATAGGAAGGCTGCCCAAAGGTTTTTAGGACTCCTGCTAAGGATACTTCTGGCGTAGTATCCAAGTGCTAAGGATTAGGAGCCTCAAACACAGCCCGTTCAGAAAAGGTGGCGTTCTGGAAGGAGACACCGTTTTGCAGAAAACATTGCTCAAAGCTAAACGCACCTGCAAAGGTAGAGTCCCCAAAACTAACGTCGCCTAAAAACAAGGTTTGTTTACAATGGAAAATTGGTTGTGGGTTTTCTAAAGCGCGAAGGTGTAAACCAAGTTGCCGTACCAAGCCTCTATAAGCACGTTTTTGCTCTTCTCCTTCTAGGCCAGAACCTTGGTTTTGTAAAGCCGCGATACGTTTTTCCAAGCGCTGTTTAGCGCTGTTAAGGGCAGTGGGTGCGTTCAGGAAACCAAAATAGGCATCACCCGAAAACGTCGCTGCACCAAAAGCGGCATCACCCGAAAACGTCGCTGCACCAAAATTGGCATTACCCGAAAACGTCGCTGCATAAAAAGCGGCATCACCCGAAAACGTCGCTGCACCAAAATTGGCATCACCCGAAAACGTCGCTGTACCAAAAGCGGCATTACCCGAAAACGTCGCTGCATAAAAATTGGCATTACCCGAAAACGTCGCTGCACCAAAAGCGGCATTACCCGAAAACGTCGCTTTTGAAAGATGTAGCTTAAAATCAAAGGTTCTCTTTTGCCACTCAATTTCGTCGTCAAACCTCCACCTCCATTTTTCAAGCCCCGTTTGCTGCTCCATCTCCGTAATCTCGGCCCCCATTAAAAAGCCATCTAAAAAGAGAAACTCCGTTCCATTTTTCAGTTTGAGCCCAGTTGCAAAGACAATATCCGTCGGGAAGTGAATAGAAGCCCATTTACCAGCATCGGGGCCGGTTTGCAGGGCAGCAAAGGCTTCTCGGAAGGCGGCGTGGTAGGCGGCTTCGTCGCGGTAATGCGCAATATAGGTTTCGGGAGCAAGGTAGAGCGCCTTGTAGAAATCGTGGTTTTTGCGGTCTTCAAGGGCTTCGGGCAGGCGGGGTGCGTTAGGCATAGAGCAGCAGGCGAAAAGAAGAAAACATCCATGAATTTAGCACCATAATCCATCTTTTTCCAAGAAAAACCTTTTAAACCGTAATAGGACGCATTCGGGAATCGCCTTGCGCCACGCCGAAAGGTGGTAGGCAACCCATTGGCGTTCGTAGAACCCGACGGCGTTTTGCAGGCCAAACCCATTGGCGTTCGCAGAACCCGGTGGCGTTTTTGCGGGCCAAACCCATTGGTGTTCGCAGAACCCGATGGCGTTTTTGTGCGCCCGCCGAAAGGTGGTAGGCAAACCCGATGGCGTTTTTGTGGGCCACGCCGAAAGGTTAGGTAGGCAACCCGATGGCGTTTACTTCGATAGAACGCTTTCGGGAGTCGCTTTGC is a window of Bacteroidetes Order II. bacterium DNA encoding:
- a CDS encoding pentapeptide repeat-containing protein, with the protein product MPNAPRLPEALEDRKNHDFYKALYLAPETYIAHYRDEAAYHAAFREAFAALQTGPDAGKWASIHFPTDIVFATGLKLKNGTEFLFLDGFLMGAEITEMEQQTGLEKWRWRFDDEIEWQKRTFDFKLHLSKATFSGNAAFGAATFSGNANFYAATFSGNAAFGTATFSGDANFGAATFSGDAAFYAATFSGNANFGAATFSGDAAFGAATFSGDAYFGFLNAPTALNSAKQRLEKRIAALQNQGSGLEGEEQKRAYRGLVRQLGLHLRALENPQPIFHCKQTLFLGDVSFGDSTFAGAFSFEQCFLQNGVSFQNATFSERAVFEAPNP